The following are encoded together in the Xanthomonas sacchari genome:
- a CDS encoding DUF2127 domain-containing protein — protein MAADKAYNPDPHAHPGLHLIALLEAGKGLLAVLAATGLELMGPAPLRAGVDRLIVRFSLDPDHGALPSLLTMINPGAVHLAAAGMLAYGVLHIIEAWGLWRAKAWASLLGCISAAIYLPFDVYAIVRHPGWASWAVLAINLAVVGILARDLVRRRRHPPA, from the coding sequence ATGGCCGCCGACAAGGCGTACAACCCGGATCCGCATGCGCATCCGGGTCTGCACCTGATCGCACTGCTGGAGGCCGGCAAGGGCCTGCTCGCGGTGTTGGCGGCCACGGGGCTGGAACTGATGGGTCCGGCCCCGCTGCGCGCGGGGGTGGACCGGTTGATCGTGCGCTTCAGCCTGGACCCGGACCACGGCGCCCTGCCCTCGCTACTGACCATGATCAACCCCGGCGCGGTGCATCTGGCCGCCGCCGGCATGCTCGCCTACGGCGTGCTGCACATCATCGAGGCCTGGGGCCTGTGGCGCGCCAAGGCCTGGGCCTCGCTGCTGGGCTGCATCTCCGCGGCCATCTACCTGCCATTCGACGTCTACGCGATCGTGCGCCACCCCGGCTGGGCCTCGTGGGCGGTACTGGCGATCAACCTCGCCGTGGTCGGCATCCTGGCCCGCGACCTGGTGCGGCGCCGGCGGCATCCTCCGGCCTGA